A single genomic interval of Rhinatrema bivittatum chromosome 12, aRhiBiv1.1, whole genome shotgun sequence harbors:
- the TOMM6 gene encoding mitochondrial import receptor subunit TOM6 homolog, translating into MAPRGQGAEAGGIRQWLQGAYSFAIDKNDFRRNLIVNLGLFAVGVWVARNLTDIDLMAPQPVA; encoded by the exons ATGGCGCCTCGCGGGCAGGGAGCGGAGGCCGGCGGTATCCGGCAGTGGTTACAAGGCGCTTACAGCTTCGCTATCGACAAGAACGACTTCCGCAG GAACTTAATTGTTAACCTGGGACTCTTTGCGGTGGGAGTTTGGGTCGCCAGAAACCTGACTGACATTGACCTGATGGCACCTCAGCCTGTAGCATAG